The following is a genomic window from Candidatus Zixiibacteriota bacterium.
TTGCCGTGGCAGTCGTTGCACGCCGGCGCCCCGAGGTCCCCCTTGTCCAGCAGCGCCTGGCTGTGGACCGAGGCCGTGTAGTCGGCGACCTGATCGGTGGCGATGCCGTACTCGGCCATGTAAGCCGCGTCCGCGTGGCACTTCCCGCAGGTCGCCGGGATATTCTGCGGGTGCGTGCGCGAGTGCGGCATCGCGGCATCCCCGATATCGTGCGCCCCGTGGCACGCTACGCAGTCGGCCACCTTGCCGTCTTTCTGCGCGAACAGCCGCTGGCCGTGGACCGAGGTCCGGTACTTCGCCAGCTGGTCAGTCGGCAGCCCCGGGTTGTGTTCGTGCATGTAGGCCGGGTCGGAATGGCAGCGCGCGCAGAACTCGGGAATCTCCAGGTGGCCCGGCACTCCCCGCCAGTTTTTGGCCCGGCGCACTTCGTCCATATCGTCCAGCGCCGGGTCGCCGCCGTGGCAGTCGTGGCACGAAATCCCGTTCTGCCCGTGCACCGACCGCGCCTCGGCGAACGAGGGTCCGTCCTCGGCCTCGAACGACTGGTGGCAGGCCACGCAGGCGCTCTCCTGGGCCGCCGCGATCCCCGGAATGACCGTCGCCCCGAGCCCGATGAGCAATGCCAGTGTCTTCACCGCCGCCTCCTACTCCAGCAGGTATCCGAGGATGGTCATGACAATCATGAAAGCCGCCACCGCCGCACCGAAGGCGAGCGCTTTGGGCGACCGCCCGCCGCGCGCGGAGGGACGGTCGAGGAACGGGATCAGCGCCCAGATCACGCCGCCCGCCGTGAACACGAGAATGCCGAACAGCTCCCCCTCGATAAACCCGATGTGCGCCGGGAGAAACTTCAGCGCCTGGAACGCGAACATGAAATACCACTCCGGCTTGATCGCTGCCGGCGCCGGGGCCAGCGGGTCCGCCTTCTCCCCCAGCGGCCAGTGGACGACCCCGATTCCATCCGGGAAGAGCACTGCCAGCACCGCCAGGATATTGAGCACGATCAGCCAGACCAGCAGATCCTTGAGCAGGAAATGGGGGAAGAACTTTTCGTACCGGCGCGCCTCGGCCGGAAGCGCCTGCCACGCGAGCGGCTCGCTCATGCCCTGGCGCTGGATGAAGATGAGGTGCGCCGCGAGCACCACGGTCGTGATCCCCGGGAGAATCGCGACGTGGAGGCCGAAGAACCGCCCGATGGTCGCCCCCGTTACCTCCTCGCCCCCGCGCATGATCGTCAGCAGCGGGCCGCCGATCAACGGCACCGCCCCCGCCATCCCCGTCCCCACCCGGGTCGCAAAATAGGCCAGCTCGTTCCAGGGCAGCAGATACCCCGAGAACCCGAATGCCAAGGCCAGGCCGAGCAGCGCGATCCCCGACAGCCAGGTCAGCTCCCGCGGCTTGCGGTAGGAAGCCGAGAAGAACACGCTGAACATGTGAATGAAGACCGCGAGGATCATCAGGTTCGCCGACCACGAGTGGATCGACCGCATCAGCCAGCCGAACGGCACCTCCGCCACGATGTACTGCACCGACTCGTAGGCCGAGTCTGCGCCCGGCCGGTAGTACATGAGCAGCAGGAGGCCGGTGACGACCTGCACCGAAAACAGGAAGAGCGAGATCCCGCCGAAGTAGTACCAGAACGAGGCCCGGTGCTGCGGCACCTGCTTGTGGCCCATGTAGGCGACGAGGTTCTCGATCTCGTACCGCTCGTCGAGCCAGCGGTACACCCGCCCCCCCCGCGCCTTCGGCCCGGACCCGCCCCCCATCACGCCTCCTCCTTGCTCACGATGATCTCGCCGTCGATGATGTTCACCCGGTAGGGCGCCAGCGGCCGCGGCGGCGGGCCCGAGATGTTTCGGCCGTCGTAGCTGTACTTCCCGTTGTGGCAGGCGCACCACAGGATCCCCTCGTCCGGCCGGTTCTGCACCGTGCAGTCCAGGTGCGTGCAGGTCGCCGCGCACGCCCGCACTTCTCCCTTGTCGGTCACGAAGACGATCCCCAGGTCCCGCCCGAACTTGAAATACTTCTGCTTCTGCTCCGCCGCCTCCAGATCCGCCTGCGTGAACTCCAGCTTTTTCAGCGCGACATCCGTCTCCGCCACCGCCGGCGGCGTGATGTACTTGATGATGGGATAGATGATCGCCCCGAGCGTGGCGAGGGCGCTGCCCCCGAGGATCAGATTCAGAAAACCGCGACGGTCCGTGTTTTTCTCAGCCACGCTGCACCTCACCCGACTGTCGGCCCACCCGTAACTCCTCCATCTCTGCGCGCCGCCCATGAACCCCGGACATTCACCGAACGCCGGCGGCCGCGGCCGCGCCCGTCTCAGCGGAGACGAAAACGAAAGAGGGGCGAAATGTCAACAATAAATATCGAAACGGTCCCTGATCGGCGCCGCGGCGGCGCCCCCTCACACCACCGCGATCGCGTCGATCTCCACCTTC
Proteins encoded in this region:
- a CDS encoding ubiquinol-cytochrome c reductase iron-sulfur subunit; translation: MAEKNTDRRGFLNLILGGSALATLGAIIYPIIKYITPPAVAETDVALKKLEFTQADLEAAEQKQKYFKFGRDLGIVFVTDKGEVRACAATCTHLDCTVQNRPDEGILWCACHNGKYSYDGRNISGPPPRPLAPYRVNIIDGEIIVSKEEA
- a CDS encoding cytochrome b N-terminal domain-containing protein, with amino-acid sequence MGGGSGPKARGGRVYRWLDERYEIENLVAYMGHKQVPQHRASFWYYFGGISLFLFSVQVVTGLLLLMYYRPGADSAYESVQYIVAEVPFGWLMRSIHSWSANLMILAVFIHMFSVFFSASYRKPRELTWLSGIALLGLALAFGFSGYLLPWNELAYFATRVGTGMAGAVPLIGGPLLTIMRGGEEVTGATIGRFFGLHVAILPGITTVVLAAHLIFIQRQGMSEPLAWQALPAEARRYEKFFPHFLLKDLLVWLIVLNILAVLAVLFPDGIGVVHWPLGEKADPLAPAPAAIKPEWYFMFAFQALKFLPAHIGFIEGELFGILVFTAGGVIWALIPFLDRPSARGGRSPKALAFGAAVAAFMIVMTILGYLLE
- a CDS encoding cytochrome c3 family protein, which translates into the protein MKTLALLIGLGATVIPGIAAAQESACVACHQSFEAEDGPSFAEARSVHGQNGISCHDCHGGDPALDDMDEVRRAKNWRGVPGHLEIPEFCARCHSDPAYMHEHNPGLPTDQLAKYRTSVHGQRLFAQKDGKVADCVACHGAHDIGDAAMPHSRTHPQNIPATCGKCHADAAYMAEYGIATDQVADYTASVHSQALLDKGDLGAPACNDCHGNHGAAPPGVASLSAVCGTCHAFQMELFNQSPHAPAFAAAGFPMCETCHGNHRIEHPTDEWVGTDEPAVCIQCHSGDDGTRAFAVAAAISHNLDSLRTGYDSAQAVVARARGLGMATTESAFGLQDIRQALIQLRTTVHALSAEQAEAKAAEGFTLISATIGAGERLVDEYYFRRKGLGLATLCITVLAVALWLKIRRLR